A window from Citrobacter amalonaticus encodes these proteins:
- the rpmG gene encoding 50S ribosomal protein L33, which produces MAKGIREKIKLVSSAGTGHFYTTTKNKRTKPEKLELKKFDPVVRQHVLYKEAKIK; this is translated from the coding sequence GGTATTCGTGAGAAGATCAAGCTGGTTTCTTCTGCTGGTACTGGTCACTTCTATACCACCACGAAGAACAAACGTACTAAGCCGGAAAAACTGGAACTGAAAAAATTCGATCCAGTTGTCCGTCAGCACGTTCTCTACAAAGAAGCGAAAATTAAGTAA
- the mutM gene encoding bifunctional DNA-formamidopyrimidine glycosylase/DNA-(apurinic or apyrimidinic site) lyase: MPELPEVETSRRGIEPHLVGATILHANVRNGRLRWPVSEEIYRLSDKPVLSVQRRAKYLLLELPDGWIIIHLGMSGSLRILPEELPAEKHDHVDLVMSNGKVLRYTDPRRFGAWLWTKELEGHNVLAHLGPEPLSDTFNGEYLQQKCAKKKTAIKPWLMDNKLVVGVGNIYASESLFAAGIHPDRLASSLSPAEYELLVRVIKAVLLRSIEQGGTTLKDFLQSDGKPGYFAQELQVYGRKGEPCRVCGTPIVASKHAQRATFYCRQCQK, encoded by the coding sequence ATGCCTGAATTACCTGAAGTCGAAACCAGCCGCCGCGGTATTGAACCGCATCTGGTCGGGGCAACCATTCTGCATGCCAATGTGCGTAATGGACGTCTGCGTTGGCCGGTATCAGAAGAGATCTATCGTCTGAGCGACAAACCGGTGCTCAGCGTTCAGCGCCGTGCGAAATACCTTCTGCTGGAGCTACCCGATGGCTGGATCATCATTCACCTGGGGATGTCAGGCAGTCTACGTATCCTTCCTGAAGAACTGCCTGCAGAAAAACATGACCATGTCGATTTAGTGATGAGTAACGGTAAAGTCCTGCGCTACACCGATCCCCGTCGCTTTGGTGCCTGGCTGTGGACGAAAGAACTGGAAGGGCACAACGTACTGGCGCATCTCGGTCCTGAACCGCTAAGCGATACTTTCAACGGCGAATACCTGCAACAGAAATGTGCGAAGAAGAAAACGGCGATTAAACCCTGGTTGATGGATAATAAGCTGGTCGTGGGGGTCGGAAATATCTACGCCAGTGAATCTCTGTTTGCTGCGGGTATTCATCCTGACCGTCTGGCGTCGTCATTGTCGCCGGCTGAATATGAACTGCTGGTGCGCGTGATTAAGGCCGTCCTGCTGCGTTCAATAGAACAGGGGGGAACGACGCTGAAAGATTTTCTGCAAAGCGATGGTAAACCGGGCTATTTTGCTCAAGAGTTGCAGGTCTATGGCCGTAAAGGTGAGCCATGCAGAGTGTGCGGAACGCCGATCGTAGCATCGAAACACGCGCAGCGTGCGACGTTCTATTGCCGTCAGTGCCAGAAGTAA
- the coaD gene encoding pantetheine-phosphate adenylyltransferase, producing MQKRAIYPGTFDPLTNGHIDIITRATQMFDHVILAIAASPGKKPMFSLEERVALAQQATAHLSGVEVLGFSDLMANFAREQQANILIRGLRAVADFEYEMQLAHMNRHLMPELESVFLMPSKEWSFISSSLVKEVARHQGDVTHFLPENIHQALLAKLK from the coding sequence ATGCAAAAACGGGCGATTTATCCAGGTACTTTTGATCCGTTGACGAACGGCCATATCGATATCATCACGCGTGCTACGCAGATGTTTGATCATGTCATTCTGGCGATTGCGGCAAGTCCCGGTAAAAAACCGATGTTCAGCCTTGAAGAACGTGTCGCGCTGGCTCAGCAGGCCACTGCCCATCTGTCTGGCGTTGAAGTGCTAGGTTTTAGCGATCTGATGGCCAACTTTGCGCGTGAGCAACAGGCCAACATCCTGATTCGTGGATTGCGCGCCGTCGCGGATTTTGAATACGAAATGCAGTTGGCCCACATGAATCGGCATTTGATGCCAGAGCTGGAAAGCGTCTTTCTGATGCCTTCTAAAGAGTGGTCCTTCATCTCATCGTCACTGGTGAAAGAAGTGGCCCGCCATCAGGGTGATGTCACCCACTTCCTGCCCGAGAATATTCATCAGGCGCTGTTGGCAAAGCTCAAATAG
- the waaA gene encoding lipid IV(A) 3-deoxy-D-manno-octulosonic acid transferase, translating to MLELLYTALLYLIQPLIWIRLWVRGRKAPAYRKRWGERYGFYRRPLKPGGIMLHSVSVGETLAAIPLVRALRHRYPDLPITVTTMTPTGSERVQSAFGSDVQHVYLPYDLPDALSRFLNKVDPKLVLIMETELWPNLIAALHKRHIPLVIANARLSARSADGYAKLGKFIRRILRRITLIAAQNEEDGQRFVTLGAKNNQVTVTGSLKFDISVTPQLAAKAVTLRRQWAPHRPVWIATSTHDGEESIIIAAHQALLHQFPNLLLILVPRHPERFPDAINLVREAGLSYTTRSSGEVPSASTQVVVGDTMGELMLLYGIADLAFVGGSLVERGGHNPLEAAAHAIPVLMGPHTFNFKDICARLEQASGLITVTDATSLAKEVSSLLTDADYRNFYGRHAVEVLYQNQGALQRLLQLLEPYLPPKTH from the coding sequence ATGCTCGAATTGCTTTACACCGCCCTTCTCTACCTTATTCAGCCTTTGATCTGGATACGGCTTTGGGTGCGCGGACGTAAGGCCCCGGCCTACCGTAAACGCTGGGGTGAACGCTACGGTTTTTACCGTCGCCCCCTGAAACCGGGCGGGATTATGCTCCATTCCGTCTCTGTCGGCGAAACACTGGCAGCCATTCCTTTGGTTCGCGCCCTGCGACATCGCTATCCCGATCTGCCGATCACGGTCACCACGATGACGCCAACCGGCTCCGAGCGTGTCCAGTCAGCCTTCGGTAGCGATGTTCAGCACGTCTACCTGCCTTACGATTTACCCGATGCGCTGAGTCGCTTTCTGAACAAGGTTGATCCTAAGCTGGTGCTGATTATGGAAACGGAGCTATGGCCGAACCTGATTGCCGCGCTTCATAAACGGCATATTCCACTGGTCATCGCCAATGCGCGTCTTTCTGCCCGCTCCGCTGACGGTTACGCGAAGTTGGGGAAATTTATCCGCCGAATCCTTCGTCGTATTACGCTAATTGCAGCGCAAAATGAAGAGGATGGTCAGCGCTTTGTGACGCTGGGCGCGAAGAACAATCAGGTGACCGTCACCGGCAGTCTGAAGTTCGATATTTCCGTGACGCCACAGCTTGCCGCAAAAGCTGTTACGCTGCGTCGCCAGTGGGCGCCGCATCGCCCGGTGTGGATCGCAACCAGTACTCATGATGGTGAAGAGAGTATTATCATCGCCGCGCATCAGGCATTGTTACACCAGTTCCCCAACCTGCTGTTGATTCTGGTCCCGCGTCATCCGGAACGCTTCCCGGATGCGATTAACCTCGTGCGTGAAGCCGGGCTAAGCTATACCACACGTTCCTCCGGCGAAGTCCCCTCGGCCAGTACCCAGGTCGTTGTAGGTGATACGATGGGTGAACTGATGCTGCTTTACGGAATTGCGGATCTGGCGTTTGTCGGAGGATCACTGGTTGAACGTGGCGGACATAACCCGCTGGAAGCCGCGGCACACGCAATTCCGGTGCTAATGGGACCCCATACCTTCAATTTCAAAGATATTTGCGCCCGTCTGGAGCAGGCCAGCGGTTTGATTACGGTCACGGACGCCACAAGTCTTGCCAAAGAGGTTTCCTCTTTACTGACCGATGCCGATTATCGTAATTTCTATGGTCGTCACGCAGTTGAAGTTCTCTATCAAAACCAGGGGGCGTTACAGCGCCTGCTACAGCTGCTGGAACCTTATCTGCCACCGAAAACGCATTGA